The genomic window AAAGCATTAGAACCAGCAGAAAAAACCTCTAAAATCAATATGCTTATCTCGATGAGTTAAAAAATGAAATACGGGGTCTTAGAGGCAGCAACCGCAGCAGCAATAATCGCCACATCAGTCTCACTGCTGTACACGCCGCCAGAACCGAGCTGGGAGACAGAAGTAGTAGCCAACGATACTTATGGGAAGTTTGTGGAAGTAGATTCTTATGGAAGCAATGTAGGAATTGCATATGTAGACTCGATTGACACAGGGTTGAGGCTGGCAGAGAAAAGCTACTCGACCTCAATCACCGATTTCTCAGCTCAGAGAAAGGGGAACTGGGATACACAGGTAATAGATAATAGATCAGAGACAGGGATGTATCCATCACTGGAGTCAAAGAGCGGTCAACCGTCGATTTCATACCAAGATGGAGACCTAGGAAATGAAAAACTGTACTACGCAAATAGGCAGAACGGTGAATGGAACAGGACAGAAGTCGATAATGTTGTAGGAGGTGGAACCTCCGTAGGAATGTACTCCTCACTCAACTTCCACCAAAGCAAACCTGTAATATTTTACCACTCACCTTCTCAAGGGCTGAAAATGGCTGAGAAAAAACAGGAATGGAGCAAAGAAATACTTGAGGACGGACAGGGATGGTATACAGAGACATCGAAATGCGGGAACACGATAAAAGTAGCCTATACAGGCAGAAACTCTGAACAGTTAAAGATAGGAGAATACGACGGAGGTTGGAGTTCAGAAAACACCTCAACCAAGATAAAATCAGACCTCGACATCGACACAGATCAACGATGCGATGAACAACTAGCATACCTAGACACCGAAACAGAACAGATAACCTACAAAGACCAAGATTCAAGGACATTCGGTGATGCATTCTTCACAAGACTAGCTCTTACATCAAAAGGAAATACTACACATCTAGTATACCACGATGAAGGAACAGGTCTAAAATATGCAAAGAAAAAAGATGGAGAATGGACGACCAAAACAATAAAACAAGGCTCAGAAACAGGAGAGTACAACGACATAGAAATCGACCACATAGGAAACATCCACACGGCTTACACAAGCCAAAAAAAAGTATACCACACAGTATACAACAAAGGAACCACACAAAAGATACAGTCAAAAACTGATGAAGTGAAGATTGGACTAGGATTGATATCAGCACTACTACTCATATTCACAGCAATTAGACAGGAAGTAATAGCTAAAATAATCCAGAAAATAGGTGAGATCCAGAGATGAAAGATAAGGTGGTCGGGTAGAATACTTTTTTGATCAGAATTGTTCAAACGAGCAGTGTTATCTGGGAATAAGGATCAGATATTTGAGCAAGTATTAATTTTATCATTGACTCAGGAATTAATAGTCCTTATCAGCAAATAAAAAATAGTGAAGTTATCATCTTTGTTTGTTTCAGTCAAATGAGATATCATGGGATTTTTTATCCTAAATCTTCAAATTTAAGTCTGTGGTAGATAGAAAGCTGAAGAGATGGGTTGAGCAGCAGTTGGATAAAGGGGAATCACGTGAAGTAATACAGAAAGCTTTAGAGAATAAGGGCTATGATCCTTCGATAGTAGATGAAGTTGAAGAAGAGGAGGTTAGTTCAAGTATCTCCATCAATTCTGAGGATAAAATCAGAAAAATATCTTTAGGTGTAGAGAAGGGTATTGAAGGAGCATCTGAAATCCGTGTTAAACAAGTGATAATCCTTTCGACCATATTAACAGCTTTATTTCTAGGATTATACTTTCAGCCATTTGCCACAGACAAAAAAACATCAGAAGAACCTGCAACAGTAACCTTGGGAAAAGTCTCTGCCAATCCGGCAACAGCTACAATCAACCGTACTGATGCTGTTAAATTCAGGAACAATGCGTCACATTCGTTCAAGGTAAGTTTTGACAGGAATATCTCTTCTTTCAGCATTCAACCCGGTAGTTCTGTGGTCAGGAATTTTAACAGAACCACTTATTATGATGCCGACCCATTGGATGATGGACGTACAATTAAGGGAAGTATCTATACTCCTTGAACACAAGGAACTATTTTTTATTCGAACTTTGACACAAAAGAATTATGGAGGATTCAAACATCCGGAAATGGATCGAAAAAGAATTGAGAAACGGAGAGAATCCTCGTGAACTCAAGGAAGCACTTCTGGAAGAAGGCTACAAACCATCAATAGTAGACGAAGTAAAACAAGAAACAAACCATGAAAAAACGACAAACAATACAGAAGAAATTAAACAAAAAATACAGAAAAGCGAAACAATAACCGAAAAACTCGAAAAAGAGATAAAGAAAGAATGGAAACCAAGGCTAGCTATAATCATAGTCATAGCAACAGTAGCAACAGGAACAATTCTAGCAACACCAATAACAAACACAATAAACAACACAGATAAACCTATCCAGGAAAAAACCGGGCAGACCGACCAAACAGAAAAACAAAACAAGGCAGGAAACACCACCACAATCAAACTCTCTAATGGTGTAGCCAAGCCATCAAGACCATCAATAACGCCAGAAGAAAACATAAAATTCCAAAACAAAGAAAACTACAAAATGAAGATAGTATTCGAATCAGAAAAAGAAAACCTGCAGATACCCGCCCAAGACTCCAAAACAACAAACCTTAACTCACTGACATACTACACTGCAAAACCCGCAGAAACCACTGCAGAACAAATATCAGGATCCATAATAGTCCAGTAAAAACACTCTCAACCATCAAACACCTCCAACTCAAGAAAAATAGTTTAAACCAGCAACCAAAAAACATTCAACAGGAACAGATATCCTTGAAACCAAAAAGTACAAAGATACTTACAACACTTTTCTCACTTCTAATACTGACAGGAATAGCCACAGCCACCGACCTACAAAACATAGAATCAATAACACCTCTAGGATCACAAAACATTAATGTCAACGGAACACTAGACCTAAACAATAACAACCCAATCCTAGCACCAACAAAAGTAGACGGAGTAGACCTAGACAACCCGGCATGGGGCCTATACCTCAACAACAACCAATACAGAATAGACACAGGAGACACAGACTCAAGATACCTAAACCGTAATGGCGATGCCATGACAGGAGATCTTAATCTGAAAGATAACAGTATAGAAAACGCTGTAATATCTCCTTTCTCATGGATAAGTGACCCGGTTATACTTGGTCATTACAATAATTACTTCATTGGTGCCGATGAAAAATGGAGTGTTTCATCCAACACTAATTGTCGTTCAGGAAGCTTAGAAGATTTATTCGATCATCAGTGGAATTCAGGATGCGACTTCAACGATGCAGATCTGCCTGTAAAAATCAAAATAGATTTTAACAAAGCAAACACATACTCATTTTCCAACGACTTCGGCAAAATGATGCTTTACTTCGAGTACGGTAGACATGTTTCAGACGTCAAAGTCGAAAGATACCATGCCGGAGGAGACGACACCTGTGGAGACGGAAACGAATATTGGGATACCATATACCAAAACTCCAACTTTAAAGGCAAAAAGACCATAATAGACATGAAAGGAGATGGTCAGACCTGTCAACTCAGAACCACACTGGACGGAAACTCTGAATATACCGACGACATAAGATTCAGCTCATGGAACATGTATCTCCACGGGGATAGAGGAACTCAAGGAGGCTCCCTAAGAAAATCAGGAGACAATATGTACGGACCACTGGATATGAGCAATAACCCAATCAAAAATATCGACTGGAGCAACAGCGACCAACCTCCTGGAAGTACTGATGATCAAAACCTACAAGACACATCAAGGAACAGTGGTACAGTAACAATTCCAATAGAAAACGGAGGAAGCACGTCCTTCACCGACAAATACGAAGCCAATACAGACGCTGCCACGAGATGTGGAAGTGATGAAGTTCTTGAGGGAGGTGACAACTGTGTCTCAAATTATGAAGCCGCAGATGATGGAGATACTTCAAGCACAAACGAACTTCAGAACCTTGGTCAAGTCTTAAGTCGAGGAAGTGATGCCAACAACGCTAACCTAAACAATATTAACGATGTCAGATGGACTGACAATTCCGGCAATGATATAGCAGGTTACGTGAACAGTGAGAAACAACTTGCATTCATCCAAAAATCAGGAACTGTAACCGGCGTAGCAATAAAAGCAGGCGATCTAGACCTTGAAGGCAACTCCATAAACAATATAGGAGGACTTCAAAACTGTGGTGCAGACGAATTTGTCAACGGAAACGGAAACTGCGTGAAAGACAGCGATACCTCCAGCAGCCAAAACCTTCAACAAACACTGAGCAACGGAAACAGTGCAGGAACCAACAACATAGATCTAAACGGACAAAGCCTAACATCGTCAAATGGCGAAATTTGCGCCGGAAACAGATGCTGAAAACTCCTGAAAACACTTTAAAAAGCTGATAAAAAATGGAAGACGAAATAGAAGACATTGTGGAAGACGAAGAGAAAGCAGAAAAACTCTCACAGCTTATAGAACAAAAAATAGAAGAAAAAGTAGAACAAGTATCAAGCAGAGAAACAGAACAAAGAGAAAAAAATACCAAAGAAGAAAAAGAGGAAGTATCCCGCCGAGGATTCCTGAAAAAACTAGGAGCCGGAGCACTCGGCCTAGGAGCAGCCTCAATGCTCCCATCAGTCTCAGCCTACGACATCAAATCCTCAGACGGACTAGAAGTCTGGTCAGGAAGCAATCAACTAATAGACGCCAGTAGCGCACCCGTAGAGATAATGAACTCAAATCTCCGCCTCGCCACTGGTCGGAGTATCGAGGATGGGAATGGGAACTCTCTGTTCAACATCCGTGACGGATACGGATATATGCTACACGGACAGTCTGATGAAACCTCAAGAGCGTTGTTACATGATAAAACAATGGGCAACACTGCTCTAAGTTACACCACGTCGACCAGCGCACCTGGCACGTTGGAATTGACGAACGCGGATTTGAATGTTGGTTCTAATAAAATTAAAACCAGTAATTTTGAGGTTGTGGAAAACTCTGATACTAATAGTTTGGATTTCAATTATACGGGTTGATTCTGGTTTATGAGTCTAGTTGGTTGGTGGAAGTTAGATGGCAGTGCTGAGGATTCTATAGGAAGTTATAATGGTTATGAGCAAGGCAGTCCTTCTTATTCAAATGGGAAAATTGGAGATTGTTATGACAATACTAGTGGAGGTTCCAACGGTGTAGAGTTGATTCGCCATAGTGATTTCGTAGAGTATGAAGATTACTATTCCTTTTCACTCTGGTTTAAATCTACTACTACATCCGGTAATGGAGGGGCGCGTATCATATCACGCGATTACTCGGAATATGCTACTGTCTTATTAAGCCAGAATGAGTCATCACCACAGTCCTCCAGTAATAAAGGTCTACCCGATTTCTCTGTAAGCGTGAATCAATGGCATCACTTAGCATTCTCAGTAGATGTGGGGTCCGATGAAGCAAGGATTTTCCTTGATGGCGAACTTGTCGGTACTAGCAGCACCCATAATACTGAAGCAAATCGCCCCTATGTTATTGGAGGAAACACTGAAGGAGATGGAGATATAAGCGGCAACCACTTTGAAGGCAAGATAGATGATGTAAGACTCTACGATCATAAACTATCAAAAAAAGAAGTAAAGCAGCTTTCAAGGGCGAAAGTTTTGCATTACAAGTTTGATGATTTTGCCGAGTATACTGAGAACATAATTAAGGATAGTAGGTTAGAGGAGCCTGACATGGATTATGGTTGGAAGGGAAATGCTTCTAGTAATACAGTGACTAAAGAAGATAATTCTGCCCCTTATCCCGAGGTTGTTCGTTTAGAGAAAACAGGTTCGGATGATCAGTGGCATGGAATGCATGATAATACAGAAGTTGTCAGTCTATCATCAGGAGATCATGTAACATATTCAGGGTGGTACAGATTAGAATCGGGTGCGACCCAGAAAAATTTAGCCGGGTTAAACTGGGTGTCAGATGGTTGGGATACTAAAGGAAGCAAGTCTATCACGATGGAGGATGATGAACTTTGGCACAGGTTTGAGATAACAGTTGAAATAACTCAGGATTATTCTGACGGCTTTCAACCTGGTCTAAAATGGGCTTATTCAACAGACCAACAGTGG from Candidatus Nanohalobium constans includes these protein-coding regions:
- a CDS encoding twin-arginine translocation signal domain-containing protein gives rise to the protein MEDEIEDIVEDEEKAEKLSQLIEQKIEEKVEQVSSRETEQREKNTKEEKEEVSRRGFLKKLGAGALGLGAASMLPSVSAYDIKSSDGLEVWSGSNQLIDASSAPVEIMNSNLRLATGRSIEDGNGNSLFNIRDGYGYMLHGQSDETSRALLHDKTMGNTALSYTTSTSAPGTLELTNADLNVGSNKIKTSNFEVVENSDTNSLDFNYTG